The Streptomyces sp. DH-12 genome has a window encoding:
- a CDS encoding 3-oxoacyl-ACP reductase, producing the protein MADRYLSFTGTAPGRFLTRRLGLPRPAPLRRWSPERPALDGGLLHLTAGASRLDLAPVLARTGPGPDDAGRPAAVVLDATGVRTVEDLDGVHAALHPVVRSVAESGRIVVLGAPLDAADHHQAAAQQALEGFTRSLGKEIGGGRTVNLVRLTDAHAAESTLRFLLSPKSAYVSGQVIAVGDRESPAPEDADRPLAGRTALVTGAARGIGEAVAGTLARDGAEVVVLDVPQAEQDARRVAERIGGSVLLLDMTAADAGARIAGALPGGLDVLVHNAGVTRDRRLVNMPKDRWSSVLEVNLASVLRTTDALLGAGALRRDGRIVATASIAGIAGNAGQTNYGASKAGVTGFVRALAPRALAEHGVTVNAVAPGFIETKMTAAVPLFIREAGRRMNSLAQGGLPVDVAETTAWFAHPGSGAVNGQVVRVCGQSLLGA; encoded by the coding sequence ATGGCCGACCGCTACCTGAGCTTCACCGGCACCGCGCCGGGCCGCTTCCTCACGCGCCGCCTGGGGCTGCCCCGGCCCGCCCCGCTGCGCCGCTGGTCACCGGAGCGCCCGGCACTGGACGGCGGGCTGCTCCACCTCACCGCGGGCGCCTCCCGCCTCGACCTCGCCCCCGTCCTCGCCCGCACCGGACCCGGCCCGGACGACGCCGGCCGGCCCGCCGCGGTCGTCCTGGACGCCACCGGGGTACGCACCGTCGAGGACCTCGACGGGGTGCACGCCGCCCTGCACCCCGTCGTCCGGTCCGTCGCCGAGAGCGGCCGGATCGTCGTGCTCGGTGCCCCCCTCGACGCCGCCGACCACCACCAGGCCGCCGCCCAGCAGGCGCTGGAGGGGTTCACCCGCTCCCTCGGCAAAGAGATCGGCGGCGGCAGGACCGTCAACCTCGTCCGCCTCACCGACGCCCACGCCGCCGAGTCCACCCTGCGCTTCCTGCTCTCCCCCAAGTCCGCCTACGTCAGCGGCCAGGTCATCGCCGTCGGCGACCGGGAGAGCCCCGCCCCCGAGGACGCCGACCGCCCCCTGGCCGGCCGCACCGCCCTGGTCACCGGCGCCGCGCGGGGCATCGGCGAGGCCGTCGCCGGGACCCTGGCCCGGGACGGCGCCGAGGTGGTCGTCCTCGACGTCCCGCAGGCCGAGCAGGACGCCCGCCGGGTCGCCGAACGCATCGGCGGCAGCGTGCTGCTGCTCGACATGACCGCCGCCGACGCGGGCGCCCGCATCGCCGGGGCGCTCCCCGGCGGGCTGGACGTGCTCGTCCACAACGCGGGCGTCACCCGCGACCGCCGCCTGGTCAACATGCCGAAGGACCGCTGGAGTTCCGTGCTGGAGGTGAACCTGGCGAGCGTGCTGCGCACCACCGACGCGCTGCTGGGGGCCGGGGCGCTGCGCCGCGACGGCCGGATCGTCGCCACCGCCTCCATCGCGGGCATCGCCGGGAACGCCGGCCAGACCAACTACGGCGCGAGCAAGGCGGGCGTCACCGGCTTCGTCCGCGCCCTGGCGCCCCGGGCGCTCGCCGAGCACGGGGTGACGGTGAACGCGGTCGCGCCCGGCTTCATCGAGACGAAGATGACGGCCGCCGTCCCCCTCTTCATCCGGGAGGCCGGACGCCGGATGAACTCCCTCGCCCAGGGCGGCCTGCCCGTCGACGTCGCCGAGACCACCGCCTGGTTCGCCCACCCCGGCTCGGGCGCGGTCAACGGCCAGGTCGTGCGCGTCTGCGGCCAGAGCCTGCTGGGGGCGTGA
- a CDS encoding MaoC/PaaZ C-terminal domain-containing protein: protein MTATPPEQAEAVLSRTPSLPPLLARGAVLSPFRRPDPAAAHPRTRLVLPGLRPDPARLAAYARVCGFPATADTLPVTYPHVLGFPLAMRLMSARDFPLPLLGLVHTSIGITRHRATPSTACYDLTVHVDGLAPHRRGTEAAVVTELRADGGLVWESRSTYLARHRTAAAPPEEPARTEEPELPAVEEWRLPGDLGRRYGAASGDRNPIHLHPLTARLFGFPRAIAHGMWTVARCLAAHGTPDAAEVRAGFRAPVLLPGTVTYAAHGGRFALRGGRGRVHLTGEVRPL from the coding sequence GTGACAGCGACCCCGCCGGAGCAGGCCGAGGCCGTGCTCTCCCGCACCCCGTCCCTCCCCCCGCTGCTCGCCCGCGGCGCGGTCCTGTCGCCCTTCCGGCGCCCGGACCCCGCCGCCGCGCACCCCCGCACCCGGCTGGTCCTTCCGGGCCTGCGCCCCGACCCCGCCAGGCTCGCCGCGTACGCGCGGGTGTGCGGCTTCCCGGCCACCGCGGACACCCTGCCGGTGACGTATCCCCACGTGCTGGGCTTCCCGCTGGCGATGCGGCTGATGAGCGCGCGGGACTTCCCCCTCCCGCTGCTCGGCCTCGTGCACACGTCGATCGGCATCACCCGGCACCGCGCGACCCCGTCCACCGCCTGCTACGACCTCACCGTGCACGTCGACGGGCTGGCCCCGCACCGGCGCGGCACCGAGGCCGCCGTGGTCACGGAACTGCGCGCCGACGGCGGCCTCGTGTGGGAGTCGCGCAGCACCTACCTCGCCCGGCACCGCACCGCCGCCGCGCCCCCGGAGGAGCCGGCGCGGACGGAGGAGCCCGAGCTGCCCGCCGTCGAGGAGTGGCGGCTCCCCGGCGACCTGGGCCGCCGCTACGGCGCCGCGTCCGGCGACCGCAACCCGATCCACCTGCATCCGCTCACCGCACGCCTCTTCGGCTTCCCCCGCGCCATCGCGCACGGCATGTGGACCGTCGCCCGCTGCCTCGCCGCCCACGGCACCCCGGACGCGGCCGAGGTACGGGCCGGCTTCCGGGCGCCGGTGCTGCTGCCCGGCACGGTGACGTACGCGGCGCACGGCGGGCGGTTCGCCCTGCGCGGGGGCCGCGGCAGGGTTCACCTCACCGGTGAGGTACGCCCGCTCTGA
- a CDS encoding acetyl-CoA C-acetyltransferase, with protein sequence MSTLKPAAARRVAVIGGSRVPFARSDGPYATASNQEMLTAALDGLVERYGLEDPGAVGEFVAGAVLKHSRDFNLARETVLGSRLDPRTPAYDIQQACGTGLQAVVAAANKIALGQTEAAVAGGSDTASDAPLGVNDALRKVLLEARRATSLGARLKALAKVRPGHLVPDIPRNAEPRTGLSMGEHAAVTARAWGITREAQDELAATSHQRLAAAYERGFFQDLVVPFRGLARDQNLRPGSTVEKLATLKPVFGLDGPEPTMTAGNSTPLTDGAAVVLLASEEWAEERGLEPLAHLTAYETAAVDFVHGDVADGEDGLLMAPAHAVPRMLERAGLDLGDFDLIEVHEAFASQVLATLAAWEKRGLPPVDRSRLNVAGSSLATGHPFAATGARIVATLAKLLAERDAPGRGLISICAAGGQGVTAVLERP encoded by the coding sequence ATGAGCACCTTGAAACCGGCAGCGGCCCGGCGTGTCGCGGTCATCGGCGGCAGCCGCGTCCCGTTCGCCCGCTCCGACGGGCCCTACGCCACCGCCTCCAACCAGGAGATGCTCACCGCCGCCCTGGACGGCCTCGTCGAGCGGTACGGGCTCGAAGATCCGGGCGCGGTGGGCGAGTTCGTCGCCGGCGCGGTCCTCAAGCACAGCCGCGACTTCAACCTCGCCCGCGAGACCGTCCTCGGCTCCCGCCTCGACCCCCGCACCCCCGCCTACGACATCCAGCAGGCCTGCGGCACCGGACTCCAGGCGGTCGTCGCCGCCGCCAACAAGATCGCCCTCGGCCAGACCGAGGCCGCGGTCGCCGGCGGTTCCGACACCGCGAGCGACGCGCCCCTCGGCGTCAACGACGCCCTGCGCAAGGTGCTGTTGGAGGCGCGCCGCGCGACGTCGCTCGGCGCCCGCCTCAAGGCGCTCGCCAAGGTGCGCCCCGGCCACCTCGTCCCCGACATCCCGCGCAACGCCGAACCGCGCACCGGGCTGTCCATGGGCGAGCACGCGGCTGTCACCGCCCGCGCCTGGGGCATCACCCGCGAGGCCCAGGACGAACTGGCCGCGACCAGCCACCAGCGGCTCGCCGCCGCGTACGAACGCGGCTTCTTCCAGGACCTGGTGGTGCCCTTCCGCGGCCTGGCCCGCGACCAGAACCTGCGCCCCGGCTCCACGGTGGAGAAACTCGCCACGCTCAAGCCGGTGTTCGGCCTGGACGGGCCCGAACCCACCATGACGGCGGGCAACTCGACCCCGCTCACCGACGGCGCCGCCGTCGTCCTGCTGGCGAGCGAGGAGTGGGCCGAGGAGCGCGGTCTGGAGCCGCTGGCCCACCTCACCGCGTACGAGACCGCCGCCGTCGACTTCGTGCACGGCGACGTCGCCGACGGCGAGGACGGCCTGCTGATGGCGCCCGCCCATGCCGTCCCGCGCATGCTGGAGCGGGCCGGGCTGGACCTCGGGGACTTCGACCTGATCGAGGTGCACGAGGCGTTCGCCTCCCAGGTGCTGGCCACCCTGGCCGCCTGGGAGAAGCGCGGCCTGCCGCCCGTCGACCGGTCCCGGCTGAACGTGGCCGGTTCCTCGCTCGCCACCGGCCACCCCTTCGCCGCCACCGGCGCCCGCATCGTGGCCACCCTCGCCAAGCTCCTCGCCGAGCGGGACGCCCCCGGCCGCGGGCTGATCTCGATCTGCGCGGCCGGCGGGCAGGGTGTCACGGCCGTCCTGGAACGGCCCTGA
- a CDS encoding cold-shock protein, with the protein MATGTVKWFNAEKGFGFIAQEGGGPDVFVHYSAINATGFRSLEENQQVTFDVTQGPKGPQAENVTPA; encoded by the coding sequence ATGGCTACCGGAACCGTGAAGTGGTTCAACGCCGAAAAGGGCTTCGGATTCATCGCCCAGGAGGGCGGCGGCCCCGACGTCTTCGTCCACTACTCCGCGATCAACGCGACCGGTTTCCGGTCCCTCGAGGAGAACCAGCAGGTCACCTTCGACGTCACGCAGGGCCCGAAGGGCCCGCAGGCGGAGAACGTCACCCCGGCCTGA
- a CDS encoding class I SAM-dependent methyltransferase: MTTSRPAHAEQPEHVRATRAFYDAIAEDYAEAFRDHPAAAPLDRAVLTGFAELVGGGAPVADVGCGPGRVTGFLASLGLDVHGVDLSESMLAIARRENPGLRFAQGSMLALDHPDGSLAGLVSWYSTIHTPPEDLPAVYAEFRRVLAPGGHLLVAFQMGDEPRRHVRPWGHPVALDFRRMRPERIAGLLEAAGFALVQRTVREADTRRGEPTPQAFLMARVPGEDPA; the protein is encoded by the coding sequence ATGACCACGAGCCGACCCGCGCACGCCGAGCAGCCGGAGCACGTCCGCGCCACCCGCGCCTTCTACGACGCGATCGCCGAGGACTACGCCGAGGCGTTCCGGGACCATCCCGCCGCCGCGCCGCTGGACCGGGCCGTGCTGACCGGTTTCGCCGAACTGGTCGGCGGGGGCGCGCCGGTGGCCGACGTGGGCTGCGGCCCGGGCCGGGTGACCGGGTTCCTCGCCTCGCTCGGCCTGGACGTCCACGGCGTCGACCTGTCGGAGTCGATGCTGGCCATCGCCCGCCGGGAGAACCCCGGACTGCGCTTCGCGCAGGGCTCGATGCTCGCCCTGGACCACCCCGACGGCTCCCTCGCCGGGCTCGTGTCCTGGTACTCCACCATCCACACGCCGCCGGAGGACCTGCCCGCCGTGTACGCCGAGTTCCGCCGGGTGCTGGCGCCCGGGGGCCATCTGCTGGTGGCGTTCCAGATGGGCGACGAGCCGCGCCGGCACGTGCGCCCCTGGGGTCACCCGGTCGCCCTCGACTTCCGGCGGATGCGGCCGGAGCGGATCGCGGGGCTGCTGGAGGCGGCCGGGTTCGCCCTGGTGCAGCGCACCGTCCGGGAGGCCGACACCCGGCGGGGCGAGCCCACCCCGCAGGCCTTCCTGATGGCCCGCGTGCCCGGCGAGGACCCCGCCTGA
- a CDS encoding AMP-dependent synthetase/ligase, which translates to MSSPHHATALDADVHGAPVLVPPAIRQLDGIVREASVPPFARPVRHGSLADLPFENASTAPGDVVLSRKTADGSWHDVTAERFAAEVLAAAKGLVTEGLAPGDRIAVMARTVYEWTLLDFAAWAAGLVTVPVYPTSSAYQTRWILQDSGAVAVITETAAQAAALGPELPHLPDLRHVWVMEKGHVDALADAGARIPDHEIEVRRGMLGPDTLATLVHTSGTTGRPKGCALTHGNFLAEVDNAVELLYPVFRDRTDDEASVLLFLPLSHVFGRMVAVACVRARVRLGHAPSLAAEDLLPDLASFRPTCLLTIPYMLEKVFNTARAKAEAGGRQSAFDRAATVARRYGEALEARRTGAGDGPSRSLRTARAFYDPLVYRRIRNAMGGRVRYAICGGSPLGRRLAAFYAGAGIEIFEGYGLTETTGASTVTPPLKPRLGTVGWPLPGTRIRIAADGEVLVAGEHVLRGYWSPQAGGVVPATRDGWFATGDLGELDDEGYLTITGRKKELIITAGGKSVAPAPLENWLRSHPLISQVMILGDHRPYVTALITLDPDGVAHWRRMNGKHPVPAELLVDDEELRAVLQRAVDEANKMLSRPESIRRFAVLPVDLTEESGHLTPSMKLRREAVLRDFADDVEALYGGQ; encoded by the coding sequence GTGTCCTCCCCGCACCACGCCACCGCTCTCGACGCCGACGTCCACGGGGCGCCCGTCCTCGTCCCGCCGGCCATCCGCCAGCTGGACGGGATCGTCCGGGAGGCCTCCGTGCCGCCGTTCGCGCGGCCGGTGCGGCACGGCTCCCTCGCCGACCTGCCGTTCGAGAACGCGAGCACCGCGCCCGGGGACGTCGTGCTCAGCCGGAAGACCGCGGACGGCTCCTGGCACGACGTCACGGCGGAACGGTTCGCCGCCGAGGTCCTCGCCGCCGCCAAGGGACTCGTCACCGAAGGGCTGGCGCCCGGCGACCGGATCGCCGTCATGGCCCGCACGGTCTACGAGTGGACCCTCCTCGACTTCGCCGCCTGGGCCGCCGGCCTGGTCACCGTCCCCGTCTACCCCACCTCGTCCGCCTACCAGACGCGCTGGATCCTCCAGGACTCCGGCGCCGTCGCCGTGATCACCGAGACCGCCGCCCAGGCCGCCGCCCTCGGCCCGGAACTGCCGCACCTGCCCGACCTGCGGCACGTGTGGGTCATGGAGAAGGGCCACGTCGACGCCCTCGCGGACGCCGGAGCCCGCATACCCGACCACGAGATCGAGGTGCGCCGGGGCATGCTCGGCCCCGACACCCTCGCCACCCTCGTCCACACCTCCGGCACCACCGGCCGCCCCAAGGGCTGCGCCCTCACCCACGGCAACTTCCTCGCCGAGGTGGACAACGCCGTCGAGCTGCTCTACCCCGTCTTCCGGGACCGCACGGACGACGAGGCGTCCGTCCTGCTCTTCCTCCCCCTGTCCCACGTCTTCGGCCGCATGGTCGCCGTGGCCTGCGTGCGCGCCCGGGTGCGGCTCGGGCACGCGCCCAGCCTGGCCGCCGAGGACCTGCTGCCGGACCTGGCGAGCTTCCGCCCCACCTGCCTGCTCACCATCCCGTACATGCTGGAGAAGGTCTTCAACACCGCCCGCGCCAAGGCCGAGGCGGGCGGCCGGCAGTCCGCCTTCGACCGCGCGGCCACGGTGGCCCGCCGCTACGGCGAGGCCCTGGAGGCCCGGCGGACCGGCGCCGGCGACGGCCCCTCCCGCTCCCTCCGGACGGCCCGCGCCTTCTACGACCCGCTGGTCTACCGGAGGATCCGCAACGCCATGGGCGGCAGGGTCCGCTACGCCATCTGCGGCGGCTCCCCGCTGGGCCGCCGCCTGGCCGCCTTCTACGCCGGGGCCGGCATCGAGATCTTCGAGGGCTACGGCCTCACCGAGACCACCGGCGCCTCGACCGTGACGCCCCCGCTGAAGCCCCGCCTGGGCACCGTCGGCTGGCCGCTGCCCGGCACGAGGATCCGCATCGCGGCGGACGGCGAGGTCCTGGTCGCGGGCGAGCACGTGCTGCGCGGCTACTGGAGCCCGCAGGCGGGCGGGGTCGTGCCCGCCACCCGGGACGGCTGGTTCGCCACCGGCGACCTCGGCGAGCTGGACGACGAGGGCTATCTGACCATCACCGGCCGCAAGAAGGAACTGATCATCACCGCGGGCGGCAAGAGCGTCGCCCCGGCCCCGCTGGAGAACTGGCTCCGCTCCCACCCGCTGATCTCCCAGGTGATGATCCTCGGCGACCACCGCCCCTACGTGACCGCCCTGATCACCCTCGACCCCGACGGCGTCGCCCACTGGCGCCGGATGAACGGCAAGCACCCCGTCCCCGCGGAACTCCTCGTCGACGACGAGGAACTGCGGGCGGTCCTCCAGCGCGCCGTCGACGAGGCCAACAAGATGCTGTCCCGCCCGGAGTCCATCCGCCGCTTCGCCGTCCTCCCGGTCGACCTCACCGAGGAGTCCGGCCATCTGACGCCGTCGATGAAGCTGCGCCGCGAGGCGGTCCTGCGGGACTTCGCGGACGACGTGGAGGCGCTGTACGGGGGGCAGTGA
- a CDS encoding TetR/AcrR family transcriptional regulator: protein MGAVKTKRMPRAVREQQMLDAAVRTFGHRGYMAASMDEIAELAGVSKPLVYLYLNSKEDLFTACIRREARALTEAVRAGARPELPADRQLWSGLTAFFTHTARHPDGWAVLHLQARTHGEVFAAEVAEMRAEIVAFVTQLILAAAREAHRDPDPREAEISGLAEALVGAAESLADWANATPGVTARQAATTLMNFAWAGLGDLMAGRHWTPPDDDTGDGDAPEARSAVAPPVR from the coding sequence ATGGGTGCCGTGAAGACGAAGCGGATGCCGCGTGCGGTCCGTGAACAGCAGATGCTGGACGCAGCCGTACGCACCTTCGGACACCGGGGGTACATGGCCGCGTCGATGGACGAGATCGCCGAACTGGCGGGCGTGTCCAAGCCGTTGGTGTACCTGTACCTCAACTCCAAGGAGGACCTGTTCACCGCGTGCATCCGGCGGGAGGCCAGGGCGCTCACCGAGGCGGTGCGCGCGGGGGCCCGGCCCGAGCTGCCGGCGGACCGGCAGCTCTGGTCGGGCCTGACCGCGTTCTTCACGCACACCGCCCGGCACCCCGACGGCTGGGCGGTGCTGCACCTCCAGGCGCGCACCCACGGTGAGGTGTTCGCCGCCGAGGTGGCCGAGATGCGCGCGGAGATCGTCGCGTTCGTGACGCAGCTCATCCTGGCCGCCGCGCGGGAGGCCCACCGGGACCCCGACCCGCGGGAGGCGGAGATCTCCGGGCTGGCGGAGGCGCTGGTCGGGGCCGCCGAGTCGCTCGCCGACTGGGCCAACGCCACCCCCGGCGTCACCGCCCGGCAGGCGGCCACGACGCTGATGAACTTCGCGTGGGCCGGGCTGGGCGACCTGATGGCCGGACGCCACTGGACGCCACCCGATGACGACACCGGGGACGGGGACGCTCCGGAGGCCCGGAGTGCGGTCGCCCCGCCGGTGAGGTGA
- a CDS encoding XRE family transcriptional regulator: protein MTDGTPSRLPLDWIAAALRRERTRAGLSLSELAKRAGIAKSTLSQLESAAGNPSMETLWALAVALGVPFSALVEPPAPAVQVIRAGEGPTVRSDRSSYVATLLSASPPGARRDLYAVDLEPGTVRASDPHIPGTVEHIVVSAGRVTAGPEGEQVELGAGDYMAYRGDVPHRYEALEPGTKFLLIMQHV from the coding sequence ATGACCGACGGCACGCCGTCCCGCCTGCCCCTCGACTGGATCGCCGCAGCCCTGCGCCGCGAACGCACCCGCGCCGGCCTCTCCCTCTCCGAGCTGGCCAAACGTGCCGGGATCGCCAAGTCCACGCTGTCCCAGCTGGAGTCGGCCGCCGGCAATCCGAGCATGGAGACGCTGTGGGCGCTGGCGGTCGCGCTGGGCGTGCCGTTCAGCGCGCTGGTGGAGCCCCCGGCGCCCGCCGTGCAGGTGATCAGGGCGGGAGAGGGGCCGACCGTGCGCTCGGACCGGTCCAGCTATGTCGCCACCCTGTTGTCGGCGAGTCCTCCCGGCGCGCGGCGCGACCTCTACGCGGTGGATCTGGAGCCGGGGACGGTCCGGGCCTCCGACCCGCACATTCCGGGGACGGTGGAGCACATCGTGGTGAGCGCCGGACGGGTGACGGCGGGTCCCGAGGGCGAGCAGGTGGAACTCGGCGCCGGGGACTACATGGCGTATCGCGGGGACGTGCCGCACCGCTACGAGGCGCTGGAGCCCGGCACGAAATTCTTGCTGATCATGCAGCACGTCTGA
- a CDS encoding AzlD domain-containing protein produces the protein MSGTAVMVLVLAVGTYAFRLVGPVLHGRVELPDRVRVLLSAGAVVLLVALLATGALSEGGEFAGWARPAGVAVGGVLAWRRAPFAVVVLGAAAATAALRAAGVA, from the coding sequence GTGAGCGGGACAGCCGTGATGGTGCTCGTGCTGGCGGTGGGGACGTACGCCTTCCGGCTGGTGGGGCCCGTGCTGCACGGGCGGGTGGAGCTGCCGGACCGGGTGCGCGTGCTGCTGTCGGCCGGGGCGGTGGTGCTGCTGGTGGCGCTGCTGGCGACGGGGGCGCTGAGCGAGGGCGGGGAGTTCGCCGGGTGGGCGCGCCCGGCCGGGGTGGCCGTGGGCGGGGTGCTGGCGTGGCGCCGGGCGCCGTTCGCCGTGGTGGTGCTGGGCGCCGCGGCGGCGACGGCGGCGCTGCGGGCCGCCGGGGTGGCGTAG
- a CDS encoding AzlC family ABC transporter permease codes for MRSIERTPSSGPGPSAVDAGLLRDVSLVCLAGGVVGVSFGAIAVAGGLPVWVPVVMSLVVYAGSAQFSAVGVLLAGGGPVAAAVTGLLLNTRTAAFSLAVAEHIGRTRLARLVGAHLVTDETVAFTLAQRDPARRRAAFWVSGVGLFAVWNACVAAGALAGGALGDTARYGLDAAFPAALVALVLPTLREDAGVRRAALAGAVLALALTPAVPAGVPVLAASAGLLLHGHGRKGRRT; via the coding sequence ATGCGTTCGATAGAGCGAACACCCTCGTCCGGTCCCGGCCCGTCGGCCGTCGACGCCGGGCTGCTCAGGGACGTGTCCCTGGTGTGTCTCGCCGGAGGCGTCGTCGGCGTGTCGTTCGGGGCGATCGCGGTCGCCGGAGGGCTGCCCGTGTGGGTGCCGGTGGTGATGTCCCTGGTGGTGTACGCGGGCTCCGCCCAGTTCAGCGCGGTGGGTGTGCTGCTCGCGGGCGGCGGTCCGGTCGCGGCGGCGGTCACGGGGCTGCTGCTCAACACCCGCACGGCCGCGTTCAGCCTGGCGGTCGCCGAGCACATCGGGCGGACCCGGCTCGCCCGCCTGGTCGGGGCGCACCTGGTGACCGACGAGACCGTGGCCTTCACCCTCGCCCAGCGGGATCCGGCCCGCCGCCGGGCCGCCTTCTGGGTCTCGGGCGTCGGACTGTTCGCCGTGTGGAACGCCTGCGTGGCCGCGGGCGCCCTGGCCGGCGGCGCGCTGGGCGACACCGCCCGTTACGGCCTGGACGCGGCCTTCCCCGCCGCTCTGGTCGCCCTGGTCCTGCCCACCCTGCGTGAGGACGCCGGCGTCCGCCGGGCCGCCCTCGCCGGCGCCGTGCTCGCCCTGGCGCTCACCCCGGCCGTGCCGGCGGGCGTGCCCGTGCTCGCGGCGTCGGCGGGACTGCTGCTGCACGGGCACGGGCGGAAGGGGCGGCGGACGTGA
- a CDS encoding menaquinone biosynthesis protein has protein sequence MDNPRTRPRVGHIQFLNCLPLYWGLARTGTLLDLELTKDTPEKLSEQLVQGDLDIGPITLVEYLKHADQLVAFPDIAVGCDGPVMSCVIVSQVPLDRLDGARVALGSTSRTSVRLAQLLLAEKYGVRPDYYTCPPDLSLMMQEAEAAVLIGDAALRANMVDGPRYGLEVHDLGALWKQWTGLPFVFAVWAARKEYAEREPVLTRKVHEAFLASRNLSLEEVDKVAEQAARWEAFDEKTLAQYFTTLDFRFGAPQLEAVAEFARRVGPTTGFPADVRVELLQP, from the coding sequence GTGGACAATCCTCGCACCCGGCCGCGCGTCGGCCACATCCAGTTCCTGAACTGCCTGCCCCTGTACTGGGGGCTCGCGAGAACGGGCACGCTCCTCGACCTCGAGCTGACGAAGGACACCCCGGAGAAGCTCAGCGAGCAGCTGGTGCAGGGCGACCTCGACATCGGGCCCATCACCCTGGTCGAGTACCTCAAGCACGCGGACCAGCTCGTCGCCTTCCCCGACATCGCCGTCGGCTGCGACGGCCCGGTCATGTCCTGCGTGATCGTCTCGCAGGTCCCGCTGGACCGGCTGGACGGGGCGCGGGTCGCCCTCGGGTCGACCTCCCGCACCTCCGTACGGCTCGCCCAGCTCCTCCTCGCCGAGAAGTACGGCGTGCGGCCCGACTACTACACCTGCCCGCCCGACCTGAGCCTGATGATGCAGGAGGCGGAGGCGGCCGTCCTGATCGGCGACGCGGCCCTGCGCGCCAACATGGTCGACGGCCCCCGCTACGGCCTCGAGGTGCACGACCTGGGCGCGCTGTGGAAGCAGTGGACGGGCCTGCCGTTCGTCTTCGCCGTCTGGGCGGCCCGCAAGGAGTACGCGGAGCGCGAGCCCGTCCTCACCCGCAAGGTGCACGAGGCCTTCCTCGCCTCCCGCAACCTCTCCCTGGAAGAGGTCGACAAGGTGGCCGAGCAGGCGGCCCGCTGGGAGGCCTTCGACGAGAAGACCCTGGCCCAGTACTTCACCACCCTCGACTTCCGCTTCGGCGCCCCGCAGCTGGAGGCGGTCGCCGAGTTCGCCCGCCGCGTGGGGCCGACGACGGGGTTCCCGGCGGACGTACGAGTGGAGCTGCTGCAGCCGTGA